One segment of Engraulis encrasicolus isolate BLACKSEA-1 chromosome 7, IST_EnEncr_1.0, whole genome shotgun sequence DNA contains the following:
- the LOC134452115 gene encoding BEN domain-containing protein 6-like encodes MERDNQRLIRQLDAIHDLKDMLKACAPPASQPLQTAPPASQPLQGAPPASQPLQGAPPASQTQDPSSDDMVIGEGIVVKRAKVMRCNHSSPSKLVCDLLSVLYTRRELATMSLTGQKGSAKEAVKPPLPPNALNAIFDYTLQKFPGADVATLRGAIRNKLNNESKVFKK; translated from the exons ATGGAGAGGGACAACCAGAGGCTGATTCGCCAGCTGGACGCAATCCACG ATCTAAAAGATATGCTGAAAGCCTGTgctccaccagccagccagcctctgcAGACTgccccaccagccagccagcctctgcAGGGTgccccaccagccagccagcctctgcAGGGTGCCCCACCAGCCAGCCAGACCCAGGACCCTTCAAGTGATGAT ATGGTCATTGGGGAAGGAATTGTTGTGAAAAGAGCTAAGGTCATGAGGTGCAACCACAGCAGTCCCTCAAAACTTGTCTGCGACCTCCTGTCCGTACTTTACACCAGAAGGGAGCTGGCCACAATGTCCTTGACGGGGCAAAAGGGCAGTGCCAAAGAGGCTGTAAAGCCTCCTTTGCCTCCCAACGCACTCAATGCCATATTTG ACTACACACTTCAGAAATTTCCTGGAGCGGATGTGGCCACTCTGCGAGGAGCCATCAGGAATAAACTCAATAACGAGAGCAAGGTGTTCAAGAAGTAA